One window of the Hyperolius riggenbachi isolate aHypRig1 chromosome 5, aHypRig1.pri, whole genome shotgun sequence genome contains the following:
- the FBXL7 gene encoding F-box/LRR-repeat protein 7 isoform X1, translated as MGANNGKYGSEGKGSSSISSDVSSSTDHTPTKALKNVATSEDSDLSMRTLSTPSPALICPQNVHSFQNGRGSSTSSSSITGETVAIVHSPPPTRLTHPLIRLASKHQKEQANIDRMPDQCIIQIFSYLPTNQLCRCARVCRRWYNLAWDPRLWRTIRLTGETLSVDRALKVLTRRLCQDTPNVCLMLETVIVSGCRRLTDRGLYTIAQCCPELRRLEVSNCYNISNEAVFDVVSLCPNLEHLDVSGCSKVTCISLTREASIKLSPLHGKQISIRFLDMTDCFLLEDEGLHTIAAHCTQLTHLYLRRCIRITDEGLRYIMIYCTSIKELSVSDCRFVSDFGLREIAKLESRLRYLSIAHCGRITDVGIRYIAKYCSKLRYLNARGCEGITDHGVEYLAKNCTKLKSLDIGKCPLVSDIGLEFLALNCFNLKRLSLKSCESITGQGLQIVAANCFDLQMLNVQDCDVSVDALRFVKRHCKRCIIEHTNPAFF; from the exons ACTCGGACTTGAGCATGCGAACTCTCAGCACACCAAGTCCAGCACTTATATGCCCTCAAAACGTGCATAGCTTCCAGAATGGGAGGGGATCATCTACATCCTCATCATCCATCACCGGAGAAACTGTCGCAATTGTCCATTCTCCACCACCTACACGTCTTACTCACCCGCTTATACGTCTGGCCTCAAAGCATCAGAAGGAACAGGCGAACATTGACCGTATGCCAGATCAATGCATCATACAAATATTTTCTTACTTGCCTACAAACCAGCTCTGCCGCTGTGCCAGAGTGTGTCGTCGCTGGTATAATTTAGCTTGGGATCCTCGACTCTGGAGGACTATACGTCTGACTGGTGAAACATTAAGCGTGGACCGAGCCTTGAAAGTGCTTACCCGTAGACTGTGTCAAGACACGCCCAACGTCTGTCTCATGTTGGAGACAGTAATTGTTAGTGGCTGCAGGCGGCTCACAGACAGAGGGCTATACACCATTGCTCAGTGCTGCCCTGAACTGCGGAGACTAGAAGTGTCCAACTGTTACAACATCTCAAATGAGGCAGTATTTGATGTGGTATCATTATGCCCAAACCTGGAGCATCTGGATGTGTCAG GTTGTTCTAAGGTGACGTGTATCAGCCTGACCCGCGAAGCTTCCATAAAGCTGTCTCCTCTGCACGGCAAACAGATATCAATCCGTTTTTTGGACATGACAGACTGTTTCCTGCTGGAAGATGAGGGACTGCACACTATAGCAGCCCACTGCACTCAGCTCACTCACCTCTATCTGCGCCGCTGCATCCGCATCACTGATGAAGGGCTGCGATATATCATGATATACTGCACATCCATCAAGGAGCTGAGTGTTAGTGACTGCCGCTTCGTCAGTGACTTTGGCCTGCGTGAGATTGCCAAGTTGGAATCACGTCTGCGGTACCTAAGCATTGCCCACTGTGGAAGGATAACTGACGTGGGCATCCGTTACATTGCCAAGTACTGCAGCAAGTTGCGCTACCTCAATGCTCGCGGATGTGAAGGCATCACAGATCATGGGGTGGAATATCTtgcaaaaaattgcacaaaaCTGAAATCTTTGGATATTGGAAAGTGCCCTCTAGTTTCAGACATTGGATTGGAATTCTTAGCCCTCAACTGCTTTAACTTAAAACGCTTGAGTCTTAAATCCTGTGAAAGCATCACCGGCCAAGGGCTACAGATCGTGGCTGCCAACTGCTTCGACCTACAGATGTTAAATGTCCAGGATTGTGATGTGTCTGTAGATGCTCTACGGTTTGTCAAGCGGCACTGCAAGCGTTGTATCATTGAACATACAAACCCTGCCTTCTTCTGA
- the FBXL7 gene encoding F-box/LRR-repeat protein 7 isoform X2 codes for MGANNGKGSSSISSDVSSSTDHTPTKALKNVATSEDSDLSMRTLSTPSPALICPQNVHSFQNGRGSSTSSSSITGETVAIVHSPPPTRLTHPLIRLASKHQKEQANIDRMPDQCIIQIFSYLPTNQLCRCARVCRRWYNLAWDPRLWRTIRLTGETLSVDRALKVLTRRLCQDTPNVCLMLETVIVSGCRRLTDRGLYTIAQCCPELRRLEVSNCYNISNEAVFDVVSLCPNLEHLDVSGCSKVTCISLTREASIKLSPLHGKQISIRFLDMTDCFLLEDEGLHTIAAHCTQLTHLYLRRCIRITDEGLRYIMIYCTSIKELSVSDCRFVSDFGLREIAKLESRLRYLSIAHCGRITDVGIRYIAKYCSKLRYLNARGCEGITDHGVEYLAKNCTKLKSLDIGKCPLVSDIGLEFLALNCFNLKRLSLKSCESITGQGLQIVAANCFDLQMLNVQDCDVSVDALRFVKRHCKRCIIEHTNPAFF; via the exons ACTCGGACTTGAGCATGCGAACTCTCAGCACACCAAGTCCAGCACTTATATGCCCTCAAAACGTGCATAGCTTCCAGAATGGGAGGGGATCATCTACATCCTCATCATCCATCACCGGAGAAACTGTCGCAATTGTCCATTCTCCACCACCTACACGTCTTACTCACCCGCTTATACGTCTGGCCTCAAAGCATCAGAAGGAACAGGCGAACATTGACCGTATGCCAGATCAATGCATCATACAAATATTTTCTTACTTGCCTACAAACCAGCTCTGCCGCTGTGCCAGAGTGTGTCGTCGCTGGTATAATTTAGCTTGGGATCCTCGACTCTGGAGGACTATACGTCTGACTGGTGAAACATTAAGCGTGGACCGAGCCTTGAAAGTGCTTACCCGTAGACTGTGTCAAGACACGCCCAACGTCTGTCTCATGTTGGAGACAGTAATTGTTAGTGGCTGCAGGCGGCTCACAGACAGAGGGCTATACACCATTGCTCAGTGCTGCCCTGAACTGCGGAGACTAGAAGTGTCCAACTGTTACAACATCTCAAATGAGGCAGTATTTGATGTGGTATCATTATGCCCAAACCTGGAGCATCTGGATGTGTCAG GTTGTTCTAAGGTGACGTGTATCAGCCTGACCCGCGAAGCTTCCATAAAGCTGTCTCCTCTGCACGGCAAACAGATATCAATCCGTTTTTTGGACATGACAGACTGTTTCCTGCTGGAAGATGAGGGACTGCACACTATAGCAGCCCACTGCACTCAGCTCACTCACCTCTATCTGCGCCGCTGCATCCGCATCACTGATGAAGGGCTGCGATATATCATGATATACTGCACATCCATCAAGGAGCTGAGTGTTAGTGACTGCCGCTTCGTCAGTGACTTTGGCCTGCGTGAGATTGCCAAGTTGGAATCACGTCTGCGGTACCTAAGCATTGCCCACTGTGGAAGGATAACTGACGTGGGCATCCGTTACATTGCCAAGTACTGCAGCAAGTTGCGCTACCTCAATGCTCGCGGATGTGAAGGCATCACAGATCATGGGGTGGAATATCTtgcaaaaaattgcacaaaaCTGAAATCTTTGGATATTGGAAAGTGCCCTCTAGTTTCAGACATTGGATTGGAATTCTTAGCCCTCAACTGCTTTAACTTAAAACGCTTGAGTCTTAAATCCTGTGAAAGCATCACCGGCCAAGGGCTACAGATCGTGGCTGCCAACTGCTTCGACCTACAGATGTTAAATGTCCAGGATTGTGATGTGTCTGTAGATGCTCTACGGTTTGTCAAGCGGCACTGCAAGCGTTGTATCATTGAACATACAAACCCTGCCTTCTTCTGA